ATTTCAGATAACTTTCTTCCACAGTCATCGATTGTCTCACTATCTTTCATTTTGAGACAATCAAATTCGTTCATAAGTGTTTGTAATCTTGCTTCTTAATACATACCTACCTTTAATTGCTTTTCATACCTTTTTTATGTATCTAGTTCTCGAATAAAGTATCTCCGGTATAGATTAGAACAAAAGAGCAATAGCCATATCGTTTTTGTCTACTTCAGCCAAGTCTGTTTCTATCACTTCGCAAACCTTATGAAATTTAAGCGCAATCTTATACTCATGGTCTATACCGTATAGTTTGTTTAATTAAGCATAGGACATCAGATTGAAGATGGTCCCCCTCCTTCTATCCATCTTCCAATTGCCGTAACAATATCGCTCGCTCTGATACCAAATATAGAATTTAAAGATTACCAAAATTTAAAGAGCACATTTCTTTATTGCTTTAGAAAATAACTCGAAACTAAAATTTTCTCTAGACAATCTTAAAACTCTTAAATTATGCACTTCACATTTCCTTTTACATTTCCTTATATAGATTCTTAGATAATTCCTAAACTCATTAGGTAATTGTAGTGAGATAATTCTTAATCCTAATCTTTTTAGTAAACCATAACTCGGTAGAATTAGGATAACTTGTAACTCAAATTTTCTTCGAGATTAAGTCAATAATTCCCTAAACTGTTATAATCTTAATTGTTATTTGGTTACAATCTTAATCTATCAATTTATTAAAAAAAACTATATTTTATTTCATCTGTCCATACAATTAAGTTACTTGATATTTTTGTTTTAGCTATATTTTTCTATTTTGTCTCAACAACTAACCAATTATATGCCATATCTTGACTAGGAAACGTAAGTACGTAACCCAAAGTTGGTATTGGAGAAGCAGAAGACGTGTGATAGTCAGCGTCTAGTTCAAATTATGTACCTAAAGTTGGTTTAGACCAGTAATAACACAACTTTTTCTATGCATTTCATTTTCAAATCAAAATTTTAAATAAAGAAACAGTGAAAATAATATGTTAATATAAAAGAAAAAGATTTCCAACAAACGAATTTACTCCCTCTATATGCGCTCTGCGCACTTTAACTTTAGTCTAGTAAATGTATAATACAATTTGTATATGGTCTCGGATTTGTTTTGTATAGTGATGAGATAGTTATTATGGAGCTCACCAACTGTTTATGTTAAAATAACCAACTTTTTGAAACTCTTTTTCATATAAAGAAATGGTGTGTAGTATAATATGGTAAGATAATTGAAAAAATGATTTGAGTAGTATCAAAAGTTGAAGATAAAAGAAGGTTTGCTATCCAATTAATAAATAATGAGATCCCAATCAAGCTTTAATAATATAGATTCACATGACTTCTTCTCTGTAGGCAGACAAACATAATCTGATTTTTCTTTGTTTTATTTTTATTTTATTTTGTAATGGATTTCAAATAGTACAAACTACAAACATGGAAGCAAATGCATAGTATAAAAAGTCAAGTGATACTTTTGATTATACAAACCACGGGAACAGAGCACCCATTCCCTTATTTGCCGAAAATACATAATTACCTTTTTCTTTTCTTAATTTTTCATGGAAGCTTGATCGATTCGATAGTTTTGCTACCCGTATGCGGCCTTGCAAAGTAATATTTCATGTAATCCGAATACATAGTGGGCTTGTACAATGGTTTCTCACCATTCTCTAGCACCTCACGTAACGGTTCAATAACGGAATCATAACTCGGTCCACAATAATACGCAAAAGAAATCCGGCTAAGAAACCGACTAGCCATCACTAGATGTTCCACGCTCTTGTACCTATCATTGCTCAAGATCTGTAACATGTCTCCAATGTTAACCACAATGGCTCCCATAACTGGAGGGATATGGAGCCACTTGTCACCGTATCGAGCATAAAGGCTGCCTAATATGTCGTCCTGGAGAAGAAGTGTGAGGGTGTTGATGTCGCAGTGGTGACCAGTTCCTACGGTAAGTTTCGGGTCGGGACACTCGGGATAGTAGTTGACGTTCATCCTCAAAGTTCCCATTAGGGTTTCTTCTTCCATTCTTGCGTTTAGATTGTTCATTAGTATTTCAAGAATCTTCCTACCTATCGGCTTCATCCTATTGGAATGATTTACAACCTCATCCCTGCCACAATCCTCGTCAAAACCTTCAATTATTATTATATATACAAACTAGTTTTCTTACTTTTCATTTAACGACGGTGCTTCTTCCTTCAACTTTATAGAAATAACTGCATTCCTTTATTTCTTTGTGATAACCTTCTAGTGTACACTTGAAACGTAAAATTCTTTCTTCTTGTGCAACTAGTAATTGTTTAGAGGAATTAATATATATGCTAAGAAAGACTTTACACGTAAAATTGTTTTGACTGATTATTAGCACACGCCCAACACAAGTTCATTGTGATGTTTTTTTTTTTTGTTAAGTATGTGAATTTCATTAACTTAATAATGAGGCAAAGAGATACAATGGACTTGACTAATCTAATCCTATTGAATCTAAGTCGCTAAGTCAATAAGACAGAGCAATGAAGCCATAGCAAGCCACAAAAAAAAGTAAAAAGACTCACTAAGACTAATAAGGTTCAATCACAACCATGAGGATGCGAGAAGCTTAGCTAGTATTTAACAGGTCTTAAGACAACCATTCAGCAAACAGGAGACCAGAGAGGAGATCTTGAAGCCGGAACCTGCATCAAAATAGCTCGGGCCAATAGAGAATCGCAACCGGAGAATGGTCCGAGGCACCGCAGACCATCCCGAAGGCGACATCGAAAGAAGGACATGCGAAGCAGGGTCGGCAAGCCCTGGTCCGGCCATCGAAAGCAATGATGTCCACTCCAGACGTTGCTATCTCAAGAAACTGTCACACCATACTCTGAGAATCCTAACTGATGTAAAGAACCGGTATATGAAGCAAAGGTGGAGTACTGGCTGGTGGAAGCAGAGGTTTAATGGCTGGACTCTGGTCCCACCATGCGAGCAGAGCACAAGGGATTCCAGCAACAAAACACCAAGAGAGGCAGAGGACGACGACCAACTTCCTTCTGAAGCTTGAAGAACGGAGGAGCCAGAGCTCCTTACAGCAGGCGAAACAGGAGGAGAGACCCATCTGAGGAGGTTAGACAAAACGGAGTAACGGCACGAAACTCCAATCCAACCCAAACCCGAACAGATCGAAACTCAAAGAAACACCAGGTGGTTGTCTAAGAACCATTACCGAGAAAGAAGTCCCCGACGATGAGTCTCGAATCGCCTTTTCAACTTGGAACAAGAGGGGGAAGTTCTTACCAAAGCAGCCGTAAGAGGAGACATGGGAGAGACGGTGGAGGCAGAATACTGACCAGAACGGCAAAGGCAGCGACGCAGAGCCACTCCGGCGAACCCTCCGGGAGAGATCTGACCCAGATCTACTCCGTGCGAAACCCTAGATCTACCAGCTTGACGACGCCTCCAGCTCAGATCTGGCTCACCACGACCTCGCCATCTCTCCAGGGAAGCTGTAGACACCCACAGCCACCGGTTTGAATCGCCTAGTCCGGCCGCAACCCGACGATAAACAGAGGAGATGAAGCAAGGAGGAAGTGGAGGAGACAGAAGCGTGAGAGGGCAGAGACTAGGAACGGTGACGAAACGGGGTGGCGAACGACGGGTAGAGACCCTTCGTCGGCCACCGGAAGGAGACGCAAGAGGAGATGTCCAAGCGAAGAGTTGGTGGGGAGTTCTTTTATATTAATAGAACATGTGTTCATTGTGATGTTTTGAGCCCATATATTTAGGGTTTTATGAAAAAAAAAGGTTAGAATAAATGTCTCATGAAAACTTTCTACCTAACATTTGGGAGTTGCCTTCAAGCAATTATGTTCCTTTTATCTTTGTGATATGAATCGAAAATCATTTATTTTGGTGACAATCTCAAGTTTCCTTCTCTTTAGTTTATTTGCTTATGAATAAAGCTAGCTCAGTGAGCTATTTTAATTTCTATGTTTTGTTTAATATTTCACAAAGCTCACTTGAGCACAAATAACTTTTGTATATGTTTAAAGAATACTTTTCCTTTGAATTAAACTCAAATTCGTAAATATTTTTCTTTGATTATATAATTATTAGACTTTCAAGAGTCATACCTGCACACAGTAGGCCACGTGGCAGCGAAGTCCACTTGGTCGGAAAGATACTCAAACTTGAGATAGTCCCTCCACTCCAACTTAGCCTCCTTGTAGGGATTGAAACTTGTCATGTACCAAGCGGTGTCCGATACCGAACTTCCTTCCCAATATCGTTTCTTCTCCTCCGTCGGCAAATCGAAAAATCCACGACCAGCAGCTCTCAGTTCGTTTTGCTCGTCCACCGAAACTCCATGGTTTACTATCTGGAAAAACCCTAGTGTGGCAGCGGCCTCGCAGATCTCCTCCGCAACATTAGGATTTTTCCAGTCAGAAACGTCGATGACCGGAATCACCGGTGCTGACAATGCACCTTTGCCGGTTGTTGCGGCCTCCATGATGAGTTTTTCAGTGGTGACTCGTTTCTCTGGGAGTTGGATGTAACATGGAGGCAATGTCTTTGGAGATATAATGTCGACGAGACCTTTTACTCCGTGACGTTGGTTTACTACGAAATCTGTAATAGCCACATCGGTGAGCCCTATCGGAGCCATTTTTTTTGTTATACTTTTCTTTTAAATATTAAAGACAGTAAGAGAATGGTATGCAAAAAGTGATATGCATTTGTCATTGTTGTGTAGATTATATATAGATATGATAGGAGCACCTCAAACTTAAGAAGAGTTTTCAAACAAAACTAATATTAGTATTTTTTAATAATTACTATCACTGATGCATCCTGGCCCTAGCTAGGGTGGGAGCAGATGGATAATTTTGGAAACACGTTAAACACGTTAAAACGGTAGATGTCCCGTCACGTCCGATAGTAGACGAACATATTATTACAATATTTGAAACGACATTATACTAATTATTGTTTTGCTATAATATACTGTATTTTGTAACGTCAACAGTTCACCATCTGTTGATAAAGTTTTGGAGAATAACTTTGTGATCGCTTTCATTCAATTAATATATTTCGTCGTTTTTATATGTTTTCTTTTTCTTCTCGTTCTAAGGGGATGTATTCAATTTAACATTTGATGTGATTTGATTTTTAATGGAATTTTAGATGATTTCGATAAGTTGTAGAGATTTAAGTGATTTTTGTTAAACTACTCTAGAATATCACCTAAAATTATGGGATTTGAGTTTTAATTTTTTTAACTAAGAAATCCTACCCAAACACCCTAAAATCACCTGAAAACTTTAAAACTCCACAAATTAAAATATTTTCAATAACTGTGGATTTCAGAGTACTTTAAGAAATGTCAAATTCAATAACAGTAGATTTTAAAAGAGTTTTTAAAATTCATGTTTCAATAACAGTGGATTTGTCATTTTAATACAAATCACTTGAAACTCTCGGTTGAATACATCCCTCTAAATTTATGTATGATTTTGGTATGCTATTTGTAAATATTGGAATTTCACCGTAACCAACGATGCGTTGAACTAGTTATTTGATGTTTGGAATTAGTTCTAATGTAATCTTTAGTTTGATTTATGTTGAAAAAAATGTTTTACATCATATATCAATATTAGCCGATGATTCCAAATCTAGAGAAAGATTAAAGCTTCGAGCCAAATTCCTCCCGGATTACAAAAAAAACAAACATTTTACCATGTCAAGATAAACTACGTGTTTTGCCGGCATATGCAAACATAATATTTTTATAAATATTTATTATTGCATGTCTTATTAATTTAAAAACCATCATGAGAAGTTATTATTATGTTATCAAAAAATTTAATCACACATCTAGTTATTTATATTTGACAAAGTTTTTCATTAAATATATATGTTTATTGTTGTGTTGAAATTTTTAAAACACTCATATTTTAGAAATATTTTAGAAAATATATTTATACAAATATTTTTGCTTGAGTAATATTTAACTATAAATTAATTTATACCTTAATTTTTGAAAATTTATAATAGAGTAATATTATTTTCAAAAGCAAAAAAATCAGTTATATAAAAACAAAATATATATAAGAATGATCATGTTGTTAAAATATTATTTCTAGAGAACAACACAATATATATAAAAATTCTTTTTTTTTCCGAAAAATAGGTTTTTATTTATGACAGTTTTATTATATTAATTTATAATCAATAATCTAAGATAACATATAAGTCTAATATTATAATTCAAATTCATTTTTAATTATATCATAATTTTTTTTATATATATAAAATTTTCATTAAGGGTATCTTTGAGTTTACCCCCTATAACTTTCAACATGAGTATAAATGGCAATGTTGGATTTCGAATGCGGGCCTGGCCCATAAAGGACTGCTGCGGAGCGGAATTGGGCCGGAGTTTAGAAAGCCCAAAAATCGGACCTCGCGGGATGTGTTCTTGCGTTATTGGGCCTTCAGCGGGATGAGCCACCAGTGGACCACAGGATAGTGAGGAGCCGCTTAACCCACTACAAAAAAATTGTCCATTCTTAGCATAAGAAAACAACTATCATATGCTATTGTTAGCGTTATTGAAACCGCTATGTCTGCCCTAGCATATGATAGTTGTTTTTTTTATGGTAAACAGAGAGAGACAGACACATAAAGAGAGAGAAAGAGAGAGACAAAGAGAGAGAAGGGAGATAGAGAGATACTCCGGCGCGTCTTCTTCTCCGGTGAGCCTCGACGCTTCGTCCCAGCGAGTCTCTGTCTCCGTCGCCTAGATTATCATCTCCATCATTTCTCAGTTGACCAGATCTGAAAAGTGAGACATGAGAGAGTTGGTGAGATTTCAAGCGTATAGAGATGGAAGAGATGAGAGTGAGAGAAGATGAGAGAATGAATCGAGGCAACTCCTCTGGTGCCTCCAAGGCACCAAATATGATAATCCAAAAAACAATTTTTCTTAAATTCGAAAAACACGGAAATGACATAAAACCTGGGAATAGTTGAAGTATTTACAACTTGTACCAAGGTATAATCCATCCGCCCCGACCCGACCCGGATTTATGGGCAAATCAATTGAACCGAATCGTCTAACCGTGTAACCATACTAACCAACCGAACCAATCCCTCAAAACCAAACCAAATCTGTCGGTTTTAGCAAACCCTCTCAATGTATTTATTTTCGAGATCCATTTTCTCGAAACTTTTCTAATAATTTCTCCCCTCTTTTTTCCTCACGAGCAAAGAAAACCCTAGTTCCCAAAATCGAGCGTGCGTGGTGAGAATCGAGATAGAATCCGGTGAAATCTATCCGATTGCGATGGTGGTCAAAACGAGACGGGGTAAGAGGAAGGAGAATCCAACGGAGGAAGAGGCTCCGAGAGTGAAGTTTGTGAAGACGGCCTCCGGAGAAAATTTGGAGAAGACGACGATGGAGGAGAGTGAAACGAGGGCGGTGGAGATTGTTGAATCGACAGCAAAGACGACGGATGAATCGACGGCAAAGATGACGGATGTTTCGACAGAGAAGACGACGGATGTGTTGACGGAGAAGATGAGAAAGGACTCGACGGAGATTACGGCGGAGATAACGGAGCCGAGTAATGTGGCTGCAGAAGCTGCTCCGACGACACTGAACAAAGGTCCTGCTCGCCCATCTCCTCCAGCTCCTCCCGCAACTCCGGCGATTGGGACCGCCTCTGGAGATGAAGAGAATGAGAAACCCGCTTCTGGAGATGAAGAGAATGAGGGTTTTGAAGAAGAACAAGAAGAACCAGATGGAGAGAACGAAGTGAATAAACGTTCTGAAGAAGAACAAGAAGAGGAAGCAAATGGAGAAGGAGAAGAGGAAGAAAACGAGAATGAGAATCCACCTGAACCTCAGGTAACAAATTATCAATGAGTTTGAATTTAAGTCGTAACATATGATTAGGGAGAGCTAGTAAATCGAGTGTGTTAATGTTAGTAATACTAGGAGAAGTATTGGAAAAACTGTCAGTTTTGGTACAACATAGGAAAACTAAAATTTTGTAAACGGATCTGTGGTATTACTTTGATATGCTTTAGTATTACTTCGGTATAACATAGTATAACTTTAGTATAACTTGGATATAACTTTGGTATAACTTGCAGGATTTGAATGGTAATGAGGCACCCGAGGCAATCAAACCAACCAGAATGTTCTTCAATCCATCTGAGTACAAGAAAAAAATAAAGCTAGGGACAAGGTGTATGATAGCTAGCGCGATTAAGACGCTAAGCAATCTGAAACCCAAGCTGTCTAACGCGGAGTAGAACTGGTTCACGGAGCATCCTCAATTCAGACACATTTTCCACATGAAAATTGAGAACAACCACATGGTTCAGGGAATGTGGATGTTGCTGCTGCGTACTGCCGGTAGCGAGAAGCGGAGAGAAGTGTGGTTCATTTTGAATGGCGTTGCCATCCGTTATGGGCTGAGGGAACACGGTTTGATATATGGGCTATTCTGCCACAACTATCCTCTAGGCTACAAAGAGCTTGGTGGGACGAAGTTTGTTGATCGACATTTCAAGGAAGGAGAACTTAGAAGGTTGGAGGATGTTAAGAAGAAGCTGGTGAACATGGGACCCCACAAAGACAGACTGAAGATGGCAGTTCTATTCTTCTTAGCTTTTGTTGTTTGCGCGCAAACGAAGGTTGGACACAAGGCTAATGATGTGTTGGAGGTGTTCCAGAGAGCAGTGGATGATCTTGACTACTGCAAGTCCTTTCCATGGGAGAGATTCTCCTATGATTACATGCTGAAGGAGATCTCTCACACAATGAAGCATTTTGGATGGGTGGTGAAAGAGAATACATTATGGCCGCTTTCAGGTTTCTGTGTTCCACTAGAGGTATGCAAAATCCCATTAATGACTTGATTGCTATTGTTATTTACTGATGGTATTACATAAATGTTGTGTTTAACAGCTTCTTGCATTCGAGGCAATTCCTAAGCTAGGAATGGCGTTCAGAGAACCTGTTGAAGGAGCTGATGTCAACTGCCCGAGGATGTGAAAGTCCTCATTCAAACGAAATGGAATGACAAGGGTGTCACTTTCTGTGATAAACAAGGAATTGTGTAACACAACCGTAAGTTTTCCTGTGAACTAAAGTAAAACTAGAGTAATACTGTGGTAGAACTAGGGTATGATTAAAGTAAAACTATGGTAGAACTATGGTATAACTAAGGTAGGACTGTTTTGTTACCCAGGGTAGAACTAGGGTAGAACTAAGGTAGGACTAGATACGAAACTATGGTAGAACTAAGGTAGGACTAGAAACGGAACAATGGTCTCACTAAGGTAGGGGTGTGTTGCTAAGTTTCAAAATTAATTGTGTTTGTGACAGGATATTGACAGCATCATCCCCACCAGAACTCCACAAGAAGAAAGGCTCTTGGATAACATTTTGGAAGATGAAGACGATGTTGATGAATCTGATATAGATGTGGGCAGTTGGGAGAAGTGTCTGGATGCAGGCTATAAGGTCTTTTTTCAAGACATGCACGACGAAGATGTAGCTGCGCGACAAAAACAGACATAAGCGATTGAAGATGCAGCAGGGGATGGAGTACAGGTAGGTGAGCAGTCGATTCAATTGGGAGATGTTATGAAGTTGCTGAAAAGAACGATGAAACTGATGACAGTTGACAAGAAGGTTGACCAATTGGATGGGAGATTGGCCCCACTTGAGGAGTTTGTCAAGGAAGCACAAGGTAAAGCAGCAGAAGAAGAAGCACCAGCACAAGGGAAAGCAAAGAAACAGAAACGCAGGAAGAAGTGAAGTAGAGTGAAGAACTTGCTTGGTGTGTTAGAACTTTGTTTTATGTTTTTTATGAAGTAGACAAACGATGTCTTTGGAGGTGTTTCTTGTTTGTGATGTGGATTTAGAACTTTTAACTATGTTATGAGTATATATGCGATCTTTGTTGTGGATGCTTTTATTGTGTAGTTCAAGTGAGAGTGAGAGTGAGAGCTAGTAATAATGGTTGATGATGAAAGTCATTTACTAGGAAATTAGTTTATTAGAATTGTCTATTTTAGCTGAATTAGAATTTTAATCCTAAACAGAGTACCAATTGATAAAGTAATGAAGAAAGGTTTAAGACGAACATAAGAGTGCTTAACATAAGAGTGCTTCAGATAACATAAGTTTGAGCATAACATAAGATAAGATTCGAGATTAGCTTGAATCATAACATAAGTTTGAACACATAAACTTACACAAGTCTTAACAAACAAAAACTTGTATTAACCGAAATAATAAAAATAGATAGGTAGGGAAGACAAAGTTTATAGCACATGAACTCAGAACTTGAGAATTGAGAATCTCATGGACGGGAGGTCGAGGTAATAAGCCTCTTAAGCTTAGCAATCTCTTCAGCCATATCATTCACCTTCCCCCTTAGGCGCTCCACTTCTTGCTGAACACCGAAAGCCCATGGCTGACGAAAGTGCATCCCATCGTCCTGCACAGTTTCACCCAGAGTGTAACTCAGTTTCATCTAACCAGTCAGAGTATAACACAGTTTCACCCAGAGTATAACTCAGTTTCACCCAAATTTATACCCAGAGTATAACTCTGTTTCACCCTACCCAGAGTTTCACCCAGATCTATACCCAGAGTATAACTCTGTTTCACCCTACCCAGAGTATAACACAGTTTCACCCAGAGTATAACTTAGTTTCACCCTCCCCAGAGTATAACACAGTTTCATCCAGAGTATTACGGAGTTTCACCCAGAGATATCCAAAGTATAACCAAATCTAACTAAGTATTACGGAGTTTCAATTAGTATATCTCAGTTTCACTTAGTTTTACAACGAAGACAAAGATAAGCGAAAATTACCTGATAATTCTTGCAGGTGAAGTACCTACTCCCAGGCAAGGTATCGAAATCTGATTTGTACTTCAGAATTAGAGAAACATTCGTCATTATTTCACCACCACATGGGCAACGAGTAGGAATTCCATATTGGGCATCACAAACGAAGCCTAACATGTCGTAGTGTTTCTTCAGCTTCTTCATCTCCTTTATCTCTTCATACGGATGAGTCATGTTCAGTAAAGGGGAAAGAGTAAAATCGTGGATCTTCAGAGAATATAGAAAGAGAATGGATAAAGAGAGTGTATGAATGGTGAGAGAGAGAGTAGAAAGAGAGTGCTTGGGAAGTGAAAAAGTGTCTGGGAAAAGAGAGGAAAGACGAGACGAGACCAGATTAGGCATG
This sequence is a window from Brassica oleracea var. oleracea cultivar TO1000 chromosome C1, BOL, whole genome shotgun sequence. Protein-coding genes within it:
- the LOC106299225 gene encoding feruloyl CoA ortho-hydroxylase 1-like codes for the protein MAPIGLTDVAITDFVVNQRHGVKGLVDIISPKTLPPCYIQLPEKRVTTEKLIMEAATTGKGALSAPVIPVIDVSDWKNPNVAEEICEAAATLGFFQIVNHGVSVDEQNELRAAGRGFFDLPTEEKKRYWEGSSVSDTAWYMTSFNPYKEAKLEWRDYLKFEYLSDQVDFAATWPTVCRDEVVNHSNRMKPIGRKILEILMNNLNARMEEETLMGTLRMNVNYYPECPDPKLTVGTGHHCDINTLTLLLQDDILGSLYARYGDKWLHIPPVMGAIVVNIGDMLQILSNDRYKSVEHLVMASRFLSRISFAYYCGPSYDSVIEPLREVLENGEKPLYKPTMYSDYMKYYFARPHTGSKTIESIKLP
- the LOC106329294 gene encoding nucleolin-like → MVVKTRRGKRKENPTEEEAPRVKFVKTASGENLEKTTMEESETRAVEIVESTAKTTDESTAKMTDVSTEKTTDVLTEKMRKDSTEITAEITEPSNVAAEAAPTTLNKGPARPSPPAPPATPAIGTASGDEENEKPASGDEENEGFEEEQEEPDGENEDLNGNEAPEAIKPTRMFFNPSEYKKKIKLGTRCMIASAIKTLSNLKPKLSNAE